A portion of the Acidobacteriaceae bacterium genome contains these proteins:
- the secE gene encoding preprotein translocase subunit SecE: MSNAVVETQDTGVAEQTLSGPQRLMQFLRDTRSEMDKVVTPTREEVKTGTIVVIATVFIFAAYFELVDLVIGKGIDRLFVHATK; the protein is encoded by the coding sequence ATGTCGAACGCAGTCGTCGAAACCCAGGATACCGGCGTAGCTGAGCAGACTCTGTCTGGTCCTCAGCGCTTGATGCAGTTCCTCCGCGATACGCGGAGCGAAATGGATAAAGTGGTTACGCCCACTCGCGAAGAAGTCAAGACAGGAACGATCGTTGTGATTGCGACCGTGTTCATCTTCGCTGCGTACTTCGAACTCGTCGATCTGGTGATCGGCAAGGGCATCGATCGACTTTTCGTACACGCGACCAAGTAA
- the nusG gene encoding transcription termination/antitermination protein NusG has translation MAEEFNNQEAENLEAEVLMSGEVEGDHVALPGEEPQAEEAVPAQNENFKWYIIHAYSGFERKVKESLESRVRAYHLEDRVGRIEIPTEPTTEMRNGKKYTIDRVFLPGYVFVEMALDNDLWHVVKNTPRVTGFLQTGDQPNALSEQEVNSMLNRSDVTRDKPRLKLKFTKGEIVRITEGPFANFNGAVDDINEDKQTLKVMVSIFGRPTPTEVSFSNVDKSDEE, from the coding sequence ATGGCAGAAGAATTCAATAACCAGGAAGCCGAAAACCTCGAAGCAGAAGTGCTGATGAGCGGCGAGGTCGAAGGCGATCACGTTGCACTGCCGGGCGAAGAGCCGCAGGCGGAAGAGGCTGTTCCGGCGCAGAACGAGAATTTCAAGTGGTACATCATTCACGCGTACTCAGGCTTTGAGCGCAAGGTGAAGGAGTCGCTTGAGAGCCGCGTGCGCGCGTATCATCTCGAGGATCGTGTGGGTCGTATCGAAATCCCGACCGAGCCGACGACCGAGATGCGCAATGGCAAGAAGTACACGATTGATCGTGTGTTCCTGCCGGGCTATGTTTTTGTTGAGATGGCGCTGGATAATGATCTCTGGCACGTGGTGAAGAACACGCCGCGCGTTACGGGCTTCCTCCAGACGGGCGATCAGCCGAACGCGCTGAGCGAGCAGGAAGTCAACAGCATGTTGAACCGCTCGGACGTTACGCGCGACAAGCCGCGTCTCAAGCTCAAGTTTACGAAGGGCGAGATTGTCCGTATTACCGAGGGACCATTCGCCAACTTTAACGGTGCTGTGGACGACATCAACGAAGACAAGCAGACCCTCAAGGTCATGGTTTCGATCTTCGGCCGTCCGACGCCTACCGAGGTTTCTTTCTCCAACGTCGATAAGTCCGACGAGGAGTAG
- the rplK gene encoding 50S ribosomal protein L11: MAPKKITGYVKLQIVAGKATPAPPVGPALGQAQVNIMEFCKQFNERTSKDQSVAGMTVPVVITVYADRTFSFITKTPPAPVLLLKAAGIEKGSGKPNSEKKGSVTEKQIIEIAKVKMPDMNAASIEAAAKTIRGTARSMGIDVVA; the protein is encoded by the coding sequence ATGGCACCGAAGAAAATCACTGGTTACGTCAAGCTCCAGATTGTTGCCGGCAAGGCGACTCCGGCACCCCCGGTTGGTCCCGCGCTCGGTCAGGCTCAGGTCAACATCATGGAGTTCTGCAAGCAGTTCAACGAACGCACGAGCAAGGATCAGAGCGTTGCTGGCATGACCGTTCCGGTTGTGATCACCGTTTACGCTGATCGTACTTTCTCGTTCATCACGAAGACCCCCCCGGCTCCGGTGCTTCTGCTCAAGGCAGCTGGCATCGAAAAGGGTTCGGGCAAGCCGAACTCCGAGAAGAAGGGTTCTGTGACCGAGAAGCAGATCATCGAGATCGCAAAGGTCAAGATGCCCGACATGAACGCCGCTTCGATCGAAGCGGCTGCGAAGACCATCCGCGGCACCGCTCGCTCGATGGGCATCGATGTTGTCGCGTAA
- a CDS encoding TonB family protein, with protein sequence MRPAFLLSFALISTAAFAQTHTVASVAPDSAMAAGIHGANPAAAAVAVKLPRIITHQYIRAVVDSDFAHPLMSSTDPSLSYSFGAPTDTTAPRLVRASGLSIPQAEIVTADKETKVAVHLVVDRNGVPGDLSIAQSAGKNFDEAALQTVKDYRFEPATVNHIPVEAPVTVTVTIDKQ encoded by the coding sequence ATGCGCCCCGCTTTCTTACTCTCGTTTGCCCTGATTTCGACCGCTGCGTTCGCCCAAACCCACACCGTAGCTTCCGTCGCGCCTGATAGCGCAATGGCAGCCGGGATTCACGGTGCCAACCCTGCAGCTGCTGCTGTAGCCGTCAAGCTTCCCCGCATCATCACCCACCAGTACATTCGCGCCGTTGTCGACTCTGACTTCGCCCATCCGCTTATGTCCTCGACCGATCCTTCGCTCTCCTACTCCTTCGGCGCTCCGACGGATACGACCGCTCCCCGCCTCGTGCGTGCTTCCGGTCTTTCCATTCCGCAGGCCGAGATCGTCACAGCCGACAAGGAAACCAAGGTTGCAGTCCACCTGGTCGTCGACCGCAACGGTGTCCCGGGAGATCTGTCCATCGCTCAGTCCGCAGGCAAGAACTTTGACGAAGCAGCCCTTCAGACTGTGAAGGATTACCGCTTCGAGCCTGCAACGGTGAACCACATCCCCGTTGAAGCTCCAGTCACCGTGACCGTGACCATCGACAAGCAGTAA
- a CDS encoding radical SAM protein — protein MANNMTTNSEHLSGATLFPILPSQPSGLAKLAAEATHADDGHLIEFKAMRSRSIMNHSVSKRMGWVAWSINPYRGCEFGCKYCYARYTHEFLQPEPVAAVPIGTHDVPQQNWALAFEREIYLKENAAWLLEQELRGFDSTQEIAIGTATDPYQPIERRVGITRSLLEVFAKREGLRIGIITKSRLIERDVDLLAQIAQRNQLVVHITITTTDSGLARLLEPRAPRPDLRFGAVKKLREAGITTGVLCSPLLYGINDSQASIDAVAKRAAEADASFLGGHPLFLKSCSRPTYLSFVREHFPHLSDEYTRRFSTMDFADSNYRQLMAGRIRTAVRRFKLNERSTDALLTRDAGSADAVLPRGRFGPAPARSERQTQLFA, from the coding sequence ATGGCGAATAACATGACGACCAACTCCGAACACCTGAGCGGCGCGACGTTGTTCCCCATACTTCCCTCGCAGCCGTCCGGCCTGGCAAAGCTCGCTGCTGAAGCCACCCACGCCGACGACGGCCATCTGATCGAGTTCAAGGCCATGCGCTCTCGCTCCATCATGAACCACTCCGTCTCCAAGCGGATGGGCTGGGTTGCCTGGTCGATCAATCCCTACCGTGGCTGCGAGTTCGGCTGCAAGTACTGCTACGCGCGCTACACCCATGAGTTTCTACAACCGGAGCCGGTGGCCGCCGTCCCGATTGGAACCCATGATGTACCGCAGCAGAACTGGGCCCTGGCCTTCGAACGCGAGATCTACCTGAAGGAGAACGCCGCCTGGCTGCTGGAGCAGGAGTTGCGCGGCTTCGACTCCACCCAGGAGATCGCCATCGGCACAGCAACCGATCCGTACCAGCCCATCGAGCGCCGTGTGGGCATCACACGCTCTCTTCTGGAGGTCTTCGCCAAACGCGAGGGACTGCGGATAGGCATCATCACCAAATCACGACTCATTGAACGCGATGTCGATCTCCTGGCCCAGATCGCCCAACGCAATCAGCTCGTGGTTCACATCACCATCACCACCACGGACAGTGGGCTCGCTCGTCTGCTCGAACCCCGCGCTCCGCGGCCCGATCTTCGCTTCGGCGCCGTAAAAAAGCTGCGCGAGGCCGGTATCACGACCGGCGTGCTCTGCTCGCCGCTGCTCTACGGCATCAACGACTCGCAGGCCTCGATAGACGCCGTCGCGAAACGTGCCGCCGAAGCGGACGCCAGCTTCCTCGGCGGCCATCCGCTCTTCCTCAAGTCTTGTTCGCGCCCTACGTATCTGAGCTTCGTCCGCGAGCACTTCCCGCACCTCTCTGACGAGTACACGCGCCGCTTCTCCACCATGGACTTTGCGGATAGCAACTACCGGCAGTTGATGGCGGGAAGAATTCGAACGGCCGTCCGGCGCTTCAAACTCAACGAGCGCTCGACGGACGCTTTGCTGACGCGCGATGCCGGATCCGCCGATGCCGTCCTTCCTCGTGGACGCTTCGGCCCCGCACCCGCCCGTTCTGAACGGCAGACTCAACTCTTCGCCTAA